One Pseudomonas brassicacearum genomic region harbors:
- the ppa gene encoding inorganic diphosphatase: protein MSYSKIPAGKDLPNDIYVAIEIPANHAPIKYEIDKDSDCLFVDRFMATPMFYPANYGYIPNTLADDGDPLDVLVVTPYPVAPGSVIRARPVGILNMTDDGGGDAKVIAVPHDKLSQLYVDVKEYTDLPPLLIQQIEHFFANYKDLEKGKWVKIEGWAGADAAREAILKSAAAYKG from the coding sequence ATGAGCTACAGCAAGATTCCGGCTGGCAAAGACCTGCCGAACGACATCTACGTCGCGATCGAAATCCCGGCCAACCACGCCCCGATCAAATACGAAATCGACAAAGACAGCGATTGCCTGTTCGTTGACCGTTTCATGGCCACCCCCATGTTCTACCCGGCCAACTACGGTTACATCCCCAACACCCTGGCCGACGACGGCGACCCCCTCGACGTGCTGGTCGTGACCCCATACCCAGTCGCCCCAGGCTCGGTCATCCGCGCCCGTCCAGTCGGCATCCTGAACATGACCGACGACGGCGGCGGCGATGCCAAAGTCATCGCAGTGCCACACGACAAACTGTCGCAACTGTACGTCGACGTGAAGGAATACACCGACCTGCCACCGCTGCTGATCCAGCAGATCGAGCACTTCTTCGCGAACTACAAAGACCTCGAAAAAGGCAAGTGGGTCAAGATCGAAGGCTGGGCCGGCGCAGACGCCGCCCGCGAAGCGATCCTCAAATCGGCCGCCGCCTACAAAGGCTGA